Below is a window of Candidatus Desulfatibia profunda DNA.
GAGACGGTCGCAGACAAATTTAAACATCACGGGCGGACCGCAGACGATCGCATAGGTTTCGTCCGGGTCGACTTCAATGCCATCTAAGAGCTTAGTGATTAATCCGACCGGTCCGGTCCACAATTCATCCGGTTTTTCAACAATGATCTCCAGATGGATGTCATCAATCCGGCGCCATTGTTCATACTGATAATCGAAAAGCAGCTGGGTCGGGTCCTTGGCGCCATAAAAGATATAAACATCTTTGAAATCAGCCCTGTTTTCAATTACATAACTCATGGGTGCCCTCAGCGGGGCCAGCCCCAATCCGCCGGCGATCAGGAGAACGTTATGTTTTTTCATCTTTTCCATGGGGAAGTGAGTTCCAAAAGGACCCCGGATACCGACAACTGCGCCCCGTTTGGCCTTATGAAGGGCTTCCGTGACTTTTCCGGCCTTTCGGATGCACAGTTCGATCGAACTCTTGATGGAAGGTGAGCATGATATGGAGATGGGGACTTCCCCGTAACCCGGCAATTCGACCATCAAAAATTGGCCGGGGAGAAAGGTAAATCGATTTTTTTCATCCTCATTGACCATTCTCAGCTGAAAAAGTTTTTCCATCTCGGTCAGACGGATCACGTTTGTGATTTCAGCCTTGAAACTTTTGTCCACATCTTTCAGCCGGCTGCGCCGGTTGAAATCAAGTGGTTCCATCATATCTTCTTCTTGCGTCACTTCATATGGATGTAAAATTGCGTTCATATTTATAGCTCCATTTGTAAATCAGAAATAACATCGACGGGGTTTATATTTGCCAGACACGCTCTGCCGCACCGGTTACAGCCAACACACATGGGCTCTCCGAAAGATTCCACAAAGCCCCGATGCTGATGATAATACCGGTATTTCAGACGCGTTTCGCGCGCGGGTCTGAAATTGTAGCCGCCCGCGACCTGGGCAAAATCAAACAGATTGCACGAATAGAGTTGTTTGACTTTTTCAGCTTTTTTAAAATCCATGGACACTTGCTCGGAAACACCGTAGCAATAGCAGGTGGGACAGACCATGGAACAGCTTCCGCAGCTTAAGCATTTGTCCCCCCATTTCTTCCAACCGCCTGATTCAAATTCAATATCAAGCGTGTTGGGGAGGTTTTCGACCCGGATGGTTTTTTCAAACCCGGCCAGGAACTCCTTTGTTTTTTTCCGGTAGGTTTTTCTTTCTTCCGGTGTTATATCCGTCGGATTGATTTTGTTAAGCAAATTGAATCCGCGGTCAGTTCCGACTTTCACAAAATACTTGTCTCCAATATCTCTTAAAAACAAGTCAAACCCATGGGTGACCACATCGGCGCTCAGGGAGGAACAGAAGCCGTCGCTGCATGGTTTTTCGCAGTCTATTCCGATCACGAATGTGTTTTTCCTTCGGGAGAGATAATAGGGGTAGGGGAAAAAATCCTTGGCAAAGACTTTGTCCAGTTTGACCAGCGCGTTGATGTCGCAGGGATGCAACCCCACAAGCA
It encodes the following:
- a CDS encoding FAD/NAD(P)-binding protein yields the protein MEPLDFNRRSRLKDVDKSFKAEITNVIRLTEMEKLFQLRMVNEDEKNRFTFLPGQFLMVELPGYGEVPISISCSPSIKSSIELCIRKAGKVTEALHKAKRGAVVGIRGPFGTHFPMEKMKKHNVLLIAGGLGLAPLRAPMSYVIENRADFKDVYIFYGAKDPTQLLFDYQYEQWRRIDDIHLEIIVEKPDELWTGPVGLITKLLDGIEVDPDETYAIVCGPPVMFKFVCDRLKEMGIPMQRMFVSLERRMHCGMGKCCRCNIGSTYTCIDGPVLDYWSVMNLKEAI
- a CDS encoding 4Fe-4S dicluster domain-containing protein, with product MIFKTIAKEDLKKLFDVHLKDIECVGPKQVAASGGGQPIYQFLPFESFDEINLDHEKTEYSAKTYFIPFRETLSSFKFNNGDWTQEINYRKQPRVLVGLHPCDINALVKLDKVFAKDFFPYPYYLSRRKNTFVIGIDCEKPCSDGFCSSLSADVVTHGFDLFLRDIGDKYFVKVGTDRGFNLLNKINPTDITPEERKTYRKKTKEFLAGFEKTIRVENLPNTLDIEFESGGWKKWGDKCLSCGSCSMVCPTCYCYGVSEQVSMDFKKAEKVKQLYSCNLFDFAQVAGGYNFRPARETRLKYRYYHQHRGFVESFGEPMCVGCNRCGRACLANINPVDVISDLQMEL